The Desulfosporosinus acidiphilus SJ4 genome has a window encoding:
- the radA gene encoding DNA repair protein RadA: MKVKIIYRCSSCGSESPKWLGKCPNCEEWNTFEELVSQPIVEKQSVKRAISVKKLSDVLAGNSDRIVTGILEFNRVLGGGIVKDSIIILTARPGAGKSTLLLQVADDVASQGYKVLYASAEESDAQIKKRADRILNGSNHNIWVYSDTSMDHVLQAVDELDPDLIIIDSIQTFTLEEHHSRPGSPIQTMGCANELLKIAKNNERPRAVIMVGQMTKEDEIAGLRALEHLVDAVLILNGENGEELRGAWCSKNRFGSTGEMGFFSMTEKGMLSIDNPSEFFMTQRSEGQIVSGSALAVIKEGTRPIIVEVESLVSRSFTPYPSRIAECLRRDQLNTLISILEQRGKINLYDKNVVIKTTGGLQLKEQAVNLAIIMCIVSSVKDKAIPNDTVFVADVGLTGELKKVPAIEARIREIDRMGFRRVYVPRNTVREPSRFKNLEIVELNTLYDVILDLNMKAGEQYA; the protein is encoded by the coding sequence ATGAAAGTTAAGATTATTTATCGATGTTCGAGTTGTGGCAGCGAAAGCCCAAAGTGGTTAGGAAAATGCCCGAATTGTGAAGAATGGAACACCTTTGAAGAACTAGTTAGTCAACCGATAGTGGAAAAACAAAGCGTGAAACGGGCGATTTCCGTCAAGAAGTTATCGGACGTTTTAGCAGGCAATAGTGACAGAATCGTTACCGGCATTCTTGAATTTAACCGAGTCCTGGGCGGAGGAATTGTTAAAGATTCTATCATTATACTCACAGCCAGACCGGGAGCAGGAAAGTCAACCTTGCTTTTACAGGTGGCTGATGATGTCGCCTCTCAGGGTTATAAGGTGCTCTATGCCTCGGCAGAAGAGAGTGATGCTCAAATTAAAAAACGAGCAGACAGAATTTTAAACGGAAGCAACCACAACATTTGGGTATACTCCGATACAAGTATGGATCATGTCTTGCAGGCGGTAGATGAATTAGACCCAGATTTAATTATTATAGACAGCATTCAAACCTTCACTTTGGAAGAACATCATTCACGTCCCGGTTCTCCTATTCAGACTATGGGGTGCGCCAATGAACTTCTGAAAATTGCCAAGAATAATGAGCGTCCCAGGGCAGTTATTATGGTAGGACAGATGACAAAGGAAGATGAAATTGCCGGGTTACGGGCCTTGGAGCACCTAGTTGACGCAGTGTTAATTTTAAATGGAGAAAATGGCGAAGAATTACGGGGAGCCTGGTGCTCGAAAAACAGGTTCGGGAGTACGGGAGAAATGGGCTTTTTCTCTATGACCGAAAAAGGGATGCTTTCCATTGATAATCCTTCTGAGTTCTTTATGACTCAGAGGTCGGAAGGGCAAATCGTTTCCGGGAGCGCTTTAGCGGTTATCAAAGAGGGGACACGTCCTATCATTGTGGAGGTTGAAAGTCTTGTTTCAAGATCCTTTACTCCCTATCCCTCAAGAATTGCCGAATGTCTAAGGCGTGATCAGCTAAATACTTTAATCTCAATTCTCGAGCAGCGGGGGAAGATAAACCTCTACGATAAAAACGTGGTGATCAAAACTACGGGGGGACTTCAACTTAAAGAACAAGCGGTTAATTTGGCAATTATTATGTGTATTGTATCTTCAGTCAAGGATAAAGCAATTCCTAATGACACAGTGTTTGTAGCTGACGTAGGATTGACAGGAGAGCTTAAGAAGGTCCCGGCCATTGAAGCTAGGATTCGGGAAATTGACCGCATGGGATTCAGGCGCGTTTATGTACCAAGAAATACTGTGCGAGAACCGTCGAGATTCAAAAACCTGGAGATTGTTGAGCTAAATACGCTCTACGATGTAATATTAGATTTAAATATGAAGGCCGGGGAACAATATGCCTGA
- a CDS encoding ATP-dependent Clp protease ATP-binding subunit — protein sequence MKGRYTERAEKVLTIAENEAKRMGHKVVGTEHILLGLIEEGEGIAAQALKGLGLDPVKVRTMVEEVTGVGQPNTGTVELTPRVKRVLELANEEAHRQDVNYIGTEHILLGLIMEGEGIAARILANLNVNPERVWKQVVKLLGGELEESPVPPSNSGPVSKNGGPANTPSLNEFGRDLTQQAREGRLDPVIGREKEIERVIQVLSRRTKNNPALIGEPGVGKTAIAEGLAQGIINNRVPEILINKRVITLDLSAMVAGSKYRGEFEERLKKVMDEIRADGNIILFIDELHTLIGAGAAEGAIDAANILKPALARGELQCIGATTLEEYRKYIEKDSALERRFQPITVSEPTVEEAILILRGLRDRYEAHHRVKITDEAIESAVRLSDRYVSDRFLPDKAIDLMDEAASKVRLTSYIAPPDLKSLEGEIERLKKEKEAAVAGQEFEKAAQLRDSEHKLKEELAKQREEWESKRQKENSMVLEDDIAQVVASWTGIPVKKLAQAESERLLNLEEILHKRVIGQDDAVTAVARAVRRARAGLKDPKRPIGSFIFLGPTGVGKTELGRSLAEAMFGDEKALIRIDMSEYMEKHAVSRLVGAPPGYVGHDEGGQLTEAVRRKPYSVILLDEIEKAHPEVFNILLQVLEDGRLTDTKGRTVDFRNTVIIMTSNVGSSFLRKEAMGFAAQKDEKTEYKNMRGQVMEELKRTFRPEFLNRIDELVVFHSLKKEHLAKITEILALQMNKRLKEYGLELQIDSSVIELIAKEGNDPTFGARPLRRSIQRLIEDALSEKILQGEFKVGDKICAQAEQDKIIFTKC from the coding sequence ATGAAAGGACGTTATACAGAACGCGCCGAGAAAGTTTTGACGATAGCCGAGAACGAAGCCAAACGCATGGGTCACAAAGTTGTAGGCACTGAACACATTTTGCTGGGGCTCATTGAAGAAGGAGAAGGAATTGCAGCTCAGGCATTGAAAGGCTTGGGTTTGGATCCGGTAAAAGTTCGAACCATGGTAGAAGAAGTCACAGGTGTAGGTCAACCTAATACCGGAACCGTGGAACTGACACCTCGGGTAAAAAGGGTCTTGGAGTTAGCCAATGAGGAAGCACATCGTCAGGATGTCAATTATATCGGGACAGAGCACATTCTTTTAGGCCTTATCATGGAAGGAGAGGGGATTGCCGCCCGAATCCTGGCTAATCTTAATGTCAATCCGGAAAGGGTTTGGAAGCAAGTAGTTAAGCTCTTAGGAGGAGAATTGGAGGAATCTCCAGTCCCACCTTCCAATTCAGGTCCGGTTTCCAAAAACGGCGGCCCAGCCAATACTCCCTCCTTAAATGAATTTGGGCGAGACCTCACCCAGCAAGCGCGTGAGGGCAGACTTGATCCGGTGATAGGCCGGGAAAAGGAAATAGAACGAGTGATCCAGGTCTTAAGCCGGCGGACAAAAAATAATCCGGCTTTAATTGGAGAGCCGGGTGTAGGGAAAACAGCTATTGCCGAAGGTTTGGCTCAAGGAATTATCAATAATAGGGTACCGGAGATTCTTATCAACAAACGGGTAATAACGCTTGATCTTTCGGCGATGGTTGCAGGCAGCAAATATCGTGGCGAATTTGAAGAACGATTGAAAAAGGTCATGGATGAAATACGGGCTGATGGAAATATTATCCTCTTTATTGATGAATTGCATACACTCATTGGAGCGGGTGCAGCCGAAGGAGCTATTGACGCAGCCAATATTTTAAAACCGGCTTTAGCCCGCGGCGAATTGCAATGTATAGGAGCCACAACATTAGAAGAATATCGTAAGTATATTGAAAAAGATTCAGCCTTGGAACGTCGTTTCCAACCTATCACAGTCAGCGAACCAACGGTTGAGGAAGCCATTTTAATTCTTCGTGGTCTGAGGGACCGTTATGAAGCTCACCACAGGGTAAAAATTACTGATGAGGCCATTGAAAGTGCCGTTCGCCTGTCCGACCGGTATGTATCCGATCGCTTCCTGCCTGATAAAGCCATTGACTTGATGGATGAAGCTGCTTCCAAAGTTCGCCTCACCAGTTATATCGCACCTCCCGACTTAAAATCCCTTGAAGGGGAAATTGAACGCCTGAAGAAGGAGAAGGAAGCAGCTGTCGCCGGTCAGGAATTTGAAAAAGCAGCCCAGTTAAGAGATTCTGAACACAAACTCAAAGAAGAACTGGCGAAACAACGGGAAGAATGGGAAAGCAAGCGCCAAAAGGAAAATTCGATGGTATTAGAGGATGATATTGCTCAGGTTGTGGCCAGCTGGACCGGTATTCCTGTCAAGAAATTAGCTCAGGCTGAAAGCGAACGCCTCCTGAACCTAGAGGAAATTCTTCACAAAAGAGTGATTGGACAAGATGATGCCGTGACTGCCGTTGCCCGGGCAGTTCGCCGAGCGCGCGCAGGCTTAAAAGATCCCAAGCGTCCCATTGGCTCATTCATTTTCCTTGGCCCCACAGGTGTTGGAAAAACAGAACTTGGTCGTTCTTTAGCTGAGGCGATGTTTGGAGATGAAAAAGCTTTAATTCGCATTGATATGTCGGAATATATGGAGAAGCATGCAGTCTCTCGTTTGGTAGGAGCTCCTCCGGGATATGTTGGACATGACGAAGGCGGACAACTCACGGAAGCCGTAAGAAGAAAACCCTACAGTGTTATTTTGCTGGACGAAATTGAAAAAGCCCATCCCGAGGTGTTTAATATTTTGCTTCAAGTGCTGGAAGATGGACGGCTTACGGACACCAAAGGGAGAACTGTTGATTTCCGCAATACGGTGATTATCATGACCTCCAACGTCGGTTCCTCCTTCTTACGCAAGGAAGCCATGGGGTTTGCTGCTCAGAAAGATGAGAAAACAGAGTACAAAAACATGCGCGGTCAGGTCATGGAGGAGTTAAAACGAACGTTCCGTCCTGAGTTTCTGAATCGTATTGATGAGCTTGTGGTGTTCCATTCCTTGAAGAAAGAACATTTGGCGAAAATCACGGAAATTCTTGCTCTGCAAATGAATAAACGTTTGAAAGAGTACGGGTTGGAACTTCAAATCGATTCCAGCGTAATTGAACTCATTGCCAAGGAAGGTAATGATCCTACCTTTGGAGCACGACCATTGCGCAGATCAATCCAACGTTTAATTGAAGATGCATTATCTGAGAAGATTCTTCAAGGAGAATTCAAAGTTGGAGATAAAATCTGTGCCCAGGCGGAGCAGGATAAGATAATCTTTACTAAATGTTAA
- a CDS encoding protein arginine kinase, giving the protein MTRKELLLQNSAWMVESDSPVVISSRVRLARNLENFPFPHVLNTEGARQVEQTLSQVFNDINVDQESLQYMSLTNLTTIEQQVLIEKHLISPSLGGTSGASGVALAKDHKYAIMVNEEDHLRIQVLLPGKQLLESHRLAMALDDALEEKLDFAYRENQGYLTACPTNVGTGLRASVMVHLPGLVMTKQVQQVLGALANLGLAIRGLYGEGSQAYGQMFQVSNQITLGKSEEDILTHLEAVTGQILEHELQARDYLRRQMPLFLEDKVWRARGILKNARLLTSEDAMQLLSQDRLGTDMGILPKNKDSFATMIVDTRPGCLQYILDRELDPSQRDGERARLIRERTT; this is encoded by the coding sequence TTGACACGTAAAGAACTGCTGCTGCAAAACAGCGCTTGGATGGTGGAATCTGATTCACCAGTTGTTATCAGCAGTCGAGTACGGCTGGCACGTAATTTGGAGAACTTTCCCTTCCCGCACGTTTTAAATACCGAAGGCGCCAGGCAGGTGGAACAAACCTTATCTCAAGTTTTTAACGATATAAATGTTGACCAAGAATCTTTACAATATATGTCCCTGACCAATCTGACCACTATTGAACAGCAGGTGCTTATTGAGAAACATTTAATCAGTCCGAGTTTGGGAGGAACCTCAGGTGCCAGCGGAGTGGCGCTCGCAAAGGATCACAAATACGCCATCATGGTCAATGAAGAAGATCATTTGAGAATTCAGGTACTTCTGCCAGGGAAACAACTCCTGGAGAGCCATCGTTTAGCAATGGCTTTAGATGATGCTTTAGAGGAAAAACTTGACTTTGCCTATCGGGAAAACCAGGGGTATCTTACCGCTTGTCCGACGAATGTTGGAACAGGTCTTAGAGCTTCGGTGATGGTCCATTTGCCGGGGTTGGTAATGACCAAACAAGTGCAGCAAGTTTTGGGAGCTTTGGCAAACTTGGGTTTAGCCATTCGGGGCTTATACGGTGAAGGATCTCAAGCCTATGGCCAGATGTTCCAGGTATCTAATCAAATCACCTTGGGGAAAAGTGAAGAGGACATTCTTACGCATTTGGAAGCAGTGACAGGACAAATCTTAGAGCATGAACTTCAGGCTCGTGACTATCTTCGTCGTCAGATGCCCTTATTTCTGGAAGACAAGGTCTGGAGAGCCCGCGGTATTTTGAAAAACGCCCGGCTGCTTACCTCAGAAGATGCCATGCAGTTATTGTCCCAAGATCGCTTGGGTACGGATATGGGAATATTGCCCAAGAACAAAGATAGTTTTGCAACGATGATTGTTGATACTCGACCAGGATGTTTGCAATATATCCTTGATCGGGAACTGGACCCCAGTCAGAGAGACGGGGAAAGAGCTCGCTTGATTCGCGAACGAACCACGTAG
- a CDS encoding DUF6789 family protein, whose translation MFLRAISLASSLRNRLGKTQDSILTGLLGGFIGTVFMDLSNELIFRAGKTEGRYATTAGQMFVSPLRTKQKKNFVLGEILHLATGSIFGLPLMFILKKTGKDHSVAKGLVTSILSWGVLYTGGQKIGLYKKNRLTKSHYSAMFNNVIYGVTAAKTMITIADPAIFENRKQKNSNTFNSKGEYNYLIGTNMNTDQETPTYLH comes from the coding sequence ATGTTCTTGAGAGCAATAAGTTTAGCAAGTAGTCTTCGTAATAGACTAGGCAAGACACAAGACTCTATTCTGACCGGATTATTGGGAGGGTTCATAGGTACAGTCTTTATGGACTTATCTAATGAATTGATCTTCAGGGCAGGGAAAACAGAGGGGCGTTATGCCACAACGGCCGGTCAAATGTTCGTAAGTCCTTTGAGAACAAAACAAAAAAAGAATTTTGTTTTAGGGGAGATATTACATTTGGCCACAGGTTCGATTTTTGGCCTTCCCTTAATGTTTATTTTAAAGAAGACAGGAAAAGATCATTCTGTGGCCAAAGGGTTAGTTACGTCTATTTTATCATGGGGCGTTCTATATACAGGGGGACAAAAAATAGGCTTATATAAAAAGAACCGTTTGACGAAATCTCACTATTCGGCAATGTTTAATAACGTAATTTACGGGGTTACCGCTGCCAAAACCATGATAACCATAGCTGATCCCGCTATTTTTGAAAACCGAAAACAGAAAAACTCCAATACCTTTAATTCAAAAGGTGAGTACAATTATCTAATTGGCACGAATATGAATACCGATCAGGAAACTCCAACCTATCTGCATTAA
- a CDS encoding UvrB/UvrC motif-containing protein: MLCQHCQQREAKVQITKTENGETHEVYLCEVCAKQAKEVSFIFHPVIVPEFLQALFGLNPKLPEQPSEKVCPKCGISFSKITQAGKLGCSTCYETFETQLEPLLRRIHGGGQNVGKIPARRGIAIKSRLEERKLKEKLQLLIQQENFEEAALVRDQIRKIEQLKGGEQLDT; encoded by the coding sequence GTGCTTTGTCAGCATTGTCAACAAAGAGAAGCGAAAGTTCAAATAACGAAAACTGAAAATGGAGAGACTCATGAAGTTTATCTTTGTGAAGTCTGTGCAAAACAAGCCAAGGAAGTCAGTTTTATTTTTCATCCGGTTATCGTACCGGAGTTTCTTCAGGCTTTATTTGGTTTAAATCCGAAATTGCCGGAACAGCCTTCGGAGAAGGTTTGCCCTAAGTGCGGCATATCCTTTTCGAAAATTACCCAAGCCGGTAAGCTGGGCTGCAGTACCTGTTACGAAACCTTTGAGACACAACTGGAACCTTTGCTCCGGCGAATTCATGGCGGGGGACAGAATGTCGGTAAGATTCCAGCCAGACGGGGAATTGCTATCAAAAGCCGGTTAGAAGAACGAAAGCTTAAGGAAAAGCTTCAACTTTTAATTCAACAGGAAAACTTTGAAGAGGCTGCCCTGGTCCGGGATCAAATTCGCAAGATCGAACAGCTCAAGGGAGGGGAACAACTTGACACGTAA
- a CDS encoding double-cubane-cluster-containing anaerobic reductase translates to MDNRELWTALGMDLEKHDDFLAPVPALFTSLFLERPNRPKAMGYFDAVVGDVHGIRVHELYAKKQAGMKVFSTFCVYVPEEIVVATGSVSIGLCAGAQYTVSSGEKVLPRNLCPLIKSTMGFKLDRICPYFQVSDWVIGETTCDGKKKAWEILNEHIPTYVMELPQKKEAKDVSLWEEEVREFASFIERETKVKLTAENLAQGIQTINNKRRALQRLADLRKHKPAPIHGLDVLLINQLSFFDDPVRFAAQVNALCDELEERTKEGIGVAPTDAPRILVTGTPQPLPAWKLHALIEQAGAVVVGEETCTGERYYKDVTEPADNVSDMLSNIAKRPLKVNCACFTPNHGRFEDIAHMAENLKADAVIDFSLQFCQPYGVESYFVGKEMEKKQIPYLRLESDFSEEDQGQLLTRIEALIEMIRA, encoded by the coding sequence ATGGATAACAGAGAACTATGGACTGCCTTGGGTATGGATTTAGAGAAACACGATGATTTTTTAGCTCCTGTCCCGGCGCTATTCACAAGCCTGTTTTTAGAACGTCCTAATCGGCCCAAAGCAATGGGATATTTTGATGCAGTTGTCGGAGATGTACACGGTATTCGGGTGCATGAACTTTATGCCAAAAAGCAAGCCGGAATGAAAGTGTTTTCAACGTTTTGTGTTTATGTTCCAGAGGAAATCGTTGTCGCAACAGGAAGTGTCAGTATCGGTTTATGTGCCGGGGCCCAGTATACGGTTTCTTCAGGGGAAAAGGTCTTACCCCGGAATCTTTGCCCTCTGATTAAGTCTACGATGGGTTTTAAACTCGATCGAATTTGCCCCTATTTTCAGGTCTCTGATTGGGTTATTGGGGAGACCACTTGCGACGGCAAAAAGAAGGCGTGGGAAATTCTTAATGAGCACATCCCCACCTATGTGATGGAACTTCCACAAAAGAAAGAAGCCAAAGACGTTTCTCTCTGGGAAGAAGAAGTTCGAGAATTTGCTTCTTTTATTGAACGTGAGACTAAAGTAAAACTAACTGCTGAGAATCTCGCTCAGGGAATTCAGACGATCAACAATAAACGGCGAGCCCTTCAAAGACTGGCGGATTTGAGAAAACATAAGCCGGCGCCGATTCATGGTTTAGATGTCCTCTTAATCAACCAGCTCTCTTTCTTCGATGATCCCGTTCGCTTTGCGGCTCAAGTTAATGCATTATGCGATGAACTGGAAGAGAGAACTAAAGAGGGAATCGGTGTCGCACCGACTGATGCGCCAAGAATTCTGGTGACGGGAACTCCCCAGCCGCTTCCGGCCTGGAAACTTCACGCCTTAATTGAACAAGCGGGGGCTGTAGTAGTCGGAGAAGAAACCTGTACAGGGGAGCGTTATTATAAGGATGTCACTGAGCCGGCGGATAACGTAAGCGATATGCTTTCGAATATTGCCAAACGTCCTCTAAAGGTAAATTGTGCTTGTTTTACTCCAAATCATGGACGCTTTGAAGATATTGCTCACATGGCTGAAAACTTAAAAGCAGATGCTGTGATTGATTTCTCTCTTCAATTCTGTCAGCCCTATGGAGTGGAAAGTTATTTTGTGGGTAAAGAAATGGAGAAAAAACAAATCCCTTATCTTCGTCTGGAGAGCGACTTTTCAGAAGAGGATCAAGGACAACTCTTAACTCGGATTGAAGCTTTAATCGAGATGATTCGCGCATGA
- a CDS encoding DsrE family protein, giving the protein MSFTYFVSSDTIGHQDPELGKRLMHSFFLKLAEAVEKPSHIVFLEKGVHLLLPEFTAFDALEILERDWGVTLLACVTCLDYYGIKDKIKVGKVSTMSEIIAVMHESDKVIHI; this is encoded by the coding sequence ATGTCTTTCACTTATTTTGTCAGCTCGGATACAATCGGGCACCAGGATCCAGAATTAGGTAAACGTTTGATGCACAGTTTCTTTTTGAAGCTTGCGGAGGCGGTCGAAAAACCATCTCATATTGTTTTTCTGGAAAAAGGAGTGCATCTTTTGCTGCCGGAATTTACGGCCTTTGATGCTTTGGAGATTCTGGAAAGAGACTGGGGTGTAACCTTGTTGGCTTGTGTGACTTGTTTGGATTATTACGGTATCAAGGATAAAATCAAGGTTGGTAAAGTATCGACTATGTCGGAGATTATTGCTGTAATGCACGAAAGCGATAAAGTAATACATATTTAG
- a CDS encoding CtsR family transcriptional regulator: MGNLADRIEEYLKRILEQTSEGYIILQRSELAGEFDCVPSQINYVLDTRFTVERGYLVESRRGGGGYLRIIRLGLGLEGQYQQVMRQLIGDQLTRERCNGLVDRLLDEQIVTPREAALIKGILSGGSLSGEFRDWDLLRAHLMKNILTTLSRDDLV; encoded by the coding sequence ATGGGAAATCTTGCGGATCGCATAGAGGAATATCTTAAAAGAATTCTGGAACAAACGTCAGAGGGTTATATTATATTACAACGTAGTGAGCTGGCGGGAGAATTTGACTGCGTTCCATCTCAGATTAACTATGTATTGGATACTCGGTTTACCGTTGAACGGGGTTATTTAGTGGAAAGCCGCCGGGGAGGCGGAGGCTACTTGCGTATCATCCGTTTGGGATTAGGGTTGGAAGGCCAATATCAACAGGTCATGCGCCAGTTAATAGGTGATCAGCTTACGCGGGAGCGCTGCAATGGCTTAGTTGATCGATTGCTGGATGAACAAATCGTAACACCTCGAGAAGCAGCTCTGATTAAAGGGATTCTCTCGGGAGGATCTTTAAGCGGCGAGTTTAGAGATTGGGACCTGCTGCGTGCTCACTTGATGAAGAACATTTTAACCACGTTGAGCAGGGACGATTTGGTTTAA
- a CDS encoding nitrous oxide-stimulated promoter family protein has product MSKPLEFQRDTVKTMLRLYCKGNHHPEEELCPECRELERYAMARLDHCKFGDQKPTCEKCPVHCYKPDMRNRMIEVMRYAGPRMVFVHPIMAFRHLLAGAKSRRK; this is encoded by the coding sequence ATGTCAAAGCCTTTAGAATTTCAGAGAGATACAGTAAAAACGATGCTTAGATTATATTGTAAAGGTAATCATCATCCTGAAGAGGAGCTATGCCCGGAGTGTCGGGAACTTGAGAGATATGCCATGGCCCGTCTGGATCACTGTAAATTTGGAGATCAAAAACCAACCTGTGAAAAATGCCCGGTACACTGCTATAAACCGGATATGCGCAACAGAATGATTGAGGTCATGCGTTATGCAGGTCCCAGAATGGTATTTGTGCACCCGATTATGGCCTTCAGACATTTGCTTGCCGGAGCAAAATCACGGAGGAAGTAA
- a CDS encoding universal stress protein, giving the protein MFKRILVPTDASEFSRRALKAAIDLAQTVKAEIELLHVSYTPQAFWGYTISYGITVTQDQLDQSGELALEATLTGIDSSTVVIKKKIESGHPVTVILDEIKNEGIDLVIMGSHGYGPITGSVLGSVSQRVLQRANCPVLIIK; this is encoded by the coding sequence TTGTTTAAAAGAATTCTCGTCCCTACCGATGCCTCTGAATTTTCACGGCGTGCTCTGAAAGCTGCTATTGACTTAGCTCAAACCGTAAAGGCTGAGATTGAACTCTTACATGTTAGTTATACCCCCCAGGCCTTTTGGGGATATACGATTTCATATGGGATTACTGTAACTCAGGATCAATTGGACCAAAGTGGAGAACTGGCCTTAGAAGCAACTCTCACGGGTATTGACAGTTCAACCGTAGTTATCAAGAAGAAAATTGAATCAGGTCACCCTGTGACTGTAATCTTAGATGAGATTAAAAATGAAGGAATTGATCTTGTTATTATGGGCAGTCATGGCTATGGACCAATCACTGGGTCAGTCTTAGGCAGCGTCAGCCAGAGAGTGCTGCAAAGGGCTAATTGTCCGGTATTGATTATTAAGTAA
- a CDS encoding DinB family protein: MFTSIAVFLETWKKESESTLRILKALTDNSLEQRVTKEDRTLGRLAWHIATTIPEMMSKTGLAFEDFKEDAPVPNSVNDIVNYYVNVNKQMKMGIIDQWNDQTLLEVRNMYGENWTITMVLDSLVNHQIHHRGQMTVLMRQAGLKVPGIYGPAREDWSQFGMEPPLI, from the coding sequence ATGTTTACGTCCATTGCTGTATTTTTAGAGACTTGGAAGAAAGAATCCGAATCAACTCTGCGGATTTTGAAGGCCTTAACGGATAATTCACTGGAACAAAGAGTTACCAAAGAGGATCGTACTCTTGGACGATTAGCATGGCATATTGCTACAACGATTCCTGAGATGATGTCTAAAACCGGTTTAGCGTTTGAGGATTTTAAGGAGGATGCTCCGGTTCCGAATTCAGTCAATGATATCGTTAATTATTATGTGAATGTCAATAAGCAGATGAAAATGGGAATTATAGACCAATGGAATGATCAAACCCTCTTGGAAGTGCGGAATATGTATGGAGAGAACTGGACAATTACTATGGTCTTAGACTCTTTGGTTAATCACCAGATTCATCATCGCGGGCAAATGACCGTTTTAATGAGACAAGCAGGTTTGAAGGTACCGGGAATATATGGACCTGCCCGGGAGGATTGGAGTCAGTTTGGCATGGAGCCGCCATTAATATAA
- a CDS encoding MFS transporter — protein sequence MIFKGSDIPRAVVILIIGGFIQSIGNSLMWPLNSLFMHNVLGRTLTEAGSLLALQSAASLLGQFLSGFLADRFGYKKMMLIGLIGAVSSVGSIGCFPVWRVYMPGFILFGLAQAFIFVPLNALLHAVWPEGGRRGFNLLYVSNNAGVAIGTAIGGLIAQVSFRLTFSLNALAFLIYFLLVSFGISEPKTSPSSASAKRSSLSLSKDPGFKVLLALGGGIFFVWGAYIQLVSILPVVMTQIGFSLFSYSILWTLNGVFIVTLQPLINWIIRTFAQSFQRQFYLSALLISIGFIIIWARLPYASYVIAILIITLGEMLILPGVPAASAQLAPSGKTGAYQGIVGGSSAGGRMIGPFLGGVIFDSGGGSHVWMLALFFMAASMVMFFLYGRLVRPLLASQIDELPSVP from the coding sequence TTGATTTTTAAAGGTTCAGATATCCCGCGTGCTGTCGTGATTTTAATCATTGGAGGATTTATCCAGTCCATTGGAAATTCTTTGATGTGGCCGTTAAACAGTCTCTTTATGCATAATGTTCTCGGTCGAACTTTAACCGAGGCGGGCAGTCTTCTGGCCCTTCAATCTGCTGCCTCTCTCTTAGGACAATTCCTAAGCGGTTTTCTTGCCGACCGGTTTGGATATAAAAAAATGATGCTGATTGGCCTTATCGGTGCTGTTTCATCCGTAGGATCAATCGGATGCTTCCCTGTCTGGAGAGTTTATATGCCTGGCTTTATCCTCTTTGGCCTGGCCCAAGCATTTATTTTTGTTCCCCTAAATGCTCTCCTTCATGCTGTTTGGCCGGAAGGCGGCCGACGAGGGTTTAATTTGCTCTATGTTTCCAACAATGCGGGAGTTGCCATCGGAACTGCAATTGGAGGACTCATCGCTCAAGTCTCATTTCGACTGACCTTTTCCTTAAATGCCTTAGCATTTTTAATCTATTTTCTCTTAGTGTCCTTCGGTATTTCAGAGCCTAAGACGTCCCCTTCTTCGGCATCCGCTAAACGTTCTTCCTTAAGCTTGAGCAAAGACCCCGGCTTTAAAGTACTCCTTGCCTTAGGAGGCGGCATTTTCTTTGTATGGGGCGCTTATATCCAACTCGTGTCAATTCTGCCGGTAGTCATGACCCAGATAGGTTTTTCTCTCTTTTCCTACAGCATTCTTTGGACACTAAACGGTGTTTTTATCGTTACCCTGCAGCCTCTTATTAACTGGATCATCAGAACTTTCGCTCAGTCGTTTCAACGGCAGTTTTATCTCTCAGCTTTGCTGATATCCATTGGTTTCATCATTATATGGGCCAGGCTCCCCTATGCATCCTATGTTATTGCTATACTCATAATCACTCTGGGAGAAATGCTGATTTTACCGGGAGTTCCTGCAGCCTCTGCTCAGCTCGCCCCCTCGGGAAAGACCGGCGCTTATCAAGGTATCGTAGGTGGTTCCTCTGCCGGCGGGCGTATGATTGGCCCCTTTTTGGGCGGAGTGATCTTTGATTCCGGGGGAGGTTCCCACGTTTGGATGCTGGCCCTCTTTTTCATGGCTGCCTCGATGGTCATGTTTTTTCTCTATGGAAGGCTTGTGCGCCCTTTACTTGCTTCCCAAATAGATGAATTACCCTCTGTTCCCTAA